The proteins below come from a single Prochlorococcus marinus CUG1415 genomic window:
- a CDS encoding PhnE/PtxC family ABC transporter permease, translated as MNKLKLNYTSISFLPILVCIPIGYQLITNLHFGGLNLFQEFVISAFNPKIDNEIIITLINRLNETILVGFISWLVSIIFGAILGILSSNIFYKIFNIPKFFYSIIKSFLTIIRSIHELVWGLLLMQIYGINFLIGILALCIPYIAVNSKVFAEQLETIDYKSFESINQINAPKFSSLLTLIWNPIINTFKNFGLYRLECSIRSTVMLGFFGFGGIGTSIFLSFQTLNFRELWTYLWSLAILIILSRVIFKKIKFNNTNKIISISLIAVFFTTILFTFSYFLYFVFKNNFENFHSINYLFKSSSDLELFDFLRLILDTIILSLLSTAIAISLPPLVIGIFNNNTSKIIIRIFAFLLRLIPTPLILLTLLTFNNPSLSLAALTLGLHNAGITSKLLFKNLDIQDKRNYIAMKSLGISKKTSWLLGLFSQQAKSYLAYCAYRSDIIIRETAIVGVIGSVGLGWQLQESLSSFAWQEVIKVLIAYSSIAIVGELINGKIKNSLT; from the coding sequence TTGAATAAATTAAAATTAAACTATACCTCAATATCTTTTCTTCCAATTTTGGTTTGCATACCTATAGGGTATCAATTAATAACTAATTTACATTTTGGAGGACTTAATTTATTCCAAGAATTCGTAATTTCTGCATTTAATCCCAAGATCGATAATGAAATCATTATTACCTTAATTAATAGATTAAATGAAACTATATTAGTTGGTTTTATTAGTTGGTTAGTAAGTATTATTTTTGGAGCTATTTTGGGAATATTATCCTCAAATATTTTTTATAAAATTTTTAATATTCCAAAATTTTTCTACAGCATAATAAAGTCTTTTCTAACAATAATTAGATCCATTCATGAACTAGTTTGGGGACTATTATTAATGCAAATATATGGTATAAATTTTTTAATAGGAATATTAGCTTTATGTATTCCTTATATTGCTGTAAATTCAAAAGTTTTTGCTGAACAATTAGAAACTATTGACTACAAAAGTTTTGAATCCATAAACCAAATAAATGCTCCTAAATTTTCTTCTTTATTAACTTTAATATGGAATCCAATAATAAATACATTTAAAAATTTTGGTTTATATCGATTAGAGTGTTCAATAAGAAGTACTGTGATGTTAGGATTTTTTGGGTTTGGAGGAATAGGTACTAGTATTTTTTTATCTTTTCAAACTTTAAATTTTAGAGAGTTATGGACTTATTTATGGTCCTTAGCAATTTTGATAATTCTTTCTAGAGTAATATTCAAAAAAATAAAATTTAACAACACGAATAAAATTATATCTATTTCTTTAATTGCAGTTTTTTTTACAACAATTTTATTTACTTTCTCATATTTCCTTTATTTTGTTTTTAAAAATAATTTTGAAAATTTTCATTCTATTAATTATCTATTTAAATCAAGCTCGGATTTAGAATTATTTGATTTCTTAAGACTCATATTGGATACAATAATCTTAAGTCTTTTATCGACAGCAATCGCAATTAGTTTACCTCCTTTAGTTATAGGGATTTTCAACAACAATACTTCTAAGATTATTATAAGAATCTTTGCATTTTTATTACGTTTAATACCTACACCTTTAATACTTCTAACTCTATTAACTTTTAATAATCCTTCTTTATCTTTAGCAGCCTTAACATTAGGTCTTCATAATGCTGGCATTACAAGCAAATTACTTTTTAAAAATCTAGATATACAAGACAAGAGAAATTATATCGCAATGAAATCTTTAGGAATCTCAAAAAAGACTAGTTGGCTTCTAGGCTTATTTTCTCAACAAGCAAAAAGTTACCTAGCATATTGCGCTTATAGATCTGACATAATTATTAGAGAAACTGCAATAGTTGGGGTGATTGGAAGTGTCGGTCTAGGTTGGCAATTGCAAGAATCACTAAGTTCTTTCGCATGGCAAGAGGTTATCAAAGTTTTGATAGCTTATAGCTCCATCGCAATAGTTGGCGAATTAATAAATGGTAAAATAAAAAATAGTTTAACTTGA
- a CDS encoding ATP-binding cassette domain-containing protein encodes MKNTLLELKNISYKYKNNLILNKVNLKINSGEKIALLGKSGSGKTSLISVLNGTIKPTKGEVKLFNKSFEELDRKQKRKIATIWQDLRLIEDLSAEQNVNCGLLAENNFYFAFKNLLNIISFKKAHKYMKLCNLDHSIYAKNIKKLSGGQKQRVAIARSLIQGSNILLADEPFNNLDPKLITVIKNLLLKNVDKNNIKSPKTTLVALHRLDLLNDFDKVIGIRDGKILFNIERTNLRKFHLDKLY; translated from the coding sequence ATGAAGAATACTCTCTTAGAATTAAAAAATATATCTTATAAATACAAAAATAATCTGATTCTAAATAAAGTAAATTTAAAAATCAATTCAGGTGAGAAAATTGCACTTTTAGGTAAAAGTGGTTCAGGGAAAACTAGTCTTATATCAGTGCTTAATGGTACTATCAAGCCCACTAAAGGTGAGGTTAAATTATTCAACAAAAGTTTCGAGGAATTAGATAGAAAGCAGAAACGTAAGATAGCAACTATTTGGCAAGATTTAAGATTAATAGAAGATCTCTCAGCAGAACAAAATGTTAATTGTGGACTACTAGCGGAAAACAATTTTTATTTCGCCTTTAAAAATTTGCTAAATATAATTTCTTTTAAGAAGGCTCATAAATATATGAAATTATGTAACCTTGATCACTCTATTTACGCCAAAAATATCAAAAAACTTTCAGGAGGGCAAAAACAAAGGGTGGCTATAGCTAGATCATTAATTCAAGGATCAAATATATTACTTGCAGATGAGCCTTTTAATAATTTAGACCCCAAATTGATAACAGTAATTAAAAACCTGCTATTAAAAAATGTAGATAAAAATAATATAAAATCCCCAAAGACAACATTAGTTGCATTACATAGATTAGATTTGCTCAATGATTTCGATAAAGTTATTGGGATAAGGGATGGTAAAATTCTTTTCAATATTGAAAGAACTAACTTAAGGAAGTTTCATTTAGACAAACTATATTAA
- a CDS encoding putative selenate ABC transporter substrate-binding protein: protein MFKIKNFLLSSSLLFSIFSSPVFSNPKVLKVGAIPDQNQDVLDKRFNLFSKELSKQLDVEVKYIPVINYVAAVTGFRTKDLDLVWFGGLSGVQARLQTPNSIVIAQRDIDKEFKSVFIVNKNLELNSISNIKGLKKLKNLRFTFGSKNSTSGRLMPEYFLNRAGVEIKHFKGKKAGFSGSHDTTIALVNSGAFDAGALNKQVWEKNLKNYPKRTSNLQLFWITPEYVDYHWVAQGDLENRFGEGFTKQLKSVILNLDIKKKSHKKILDMFNAKRFINAEAKQYKNIEDIGRKLNKIR from the coding sequence ATGTTTAAGATAAAAAATTTCCTACTAAGTTCATCTCTATTATTTTCTATCTTTTCATCACCTGTATTTTCCAATCCCAAAGTTTTAAAAGTTGGAGCAATACCTGATCAAAATCAAGATGTTTTGGACAAAAGATTTAATTTATTTTCAAAAGAATTATCCAAACAACTTGATGTAGAAGTTAAATACATTCCTGTTATTAATTATGTTGCAGCAGTAACTGGATTTAGGACTAAAGATTTAGATTTAGTTTGGTTTGGCGGTTTATCAGGAGTTCAAGCAAGATTACAAACTCCTAATTCAATTGTCATAGCTCAAAGAGATATCGATAAGGAATTTAAAAGTGTTTTTATAGTAAACAAAAATTTAGAACTTAACTCAATTTCAAATATTAAAGGACTTAAAAAACTAAAGAATTTAAGATTTACTTTTGGCTCTAAAAATTCAACTTCTGGAAGATTAATGCCAGAATATTTCCTAAATCGAGCAGGGGTAGAAATTAAACATTTTAAAGGTAAAAAAGCAGGTTTTAGTGGGAGTCATGATACCACAATAGCTTTGGTTAATAGTGGGGCATTTGATGCTGGTGCTTTAAATAAACAAGTTTGGGAAAAAAACCTTAAAAATTATCCCAAAAGAACTAGTAATTTACAATTATTCTGGATTACCCCAGAATATGTTGACTATCATTGGGTTGCTCAAGGAGATCTTGAAAATAGATTCGGGGAAGGGTTTACCAAACAACTTAAAAGCGTAATTCTAAATTTAGATATAAAGAAAAAATCACATAAAAAGATACTAGATATGTTCAATGCAAAAAGATTTATTAATGCAGAAGCAAAACAGTATAAAAATATAGAGGATATCGGGAGGAAATTAAATAAAATTAGATGA
- a CDS encoding pyridoxal phosphate-dependent aminotransferase, with product MSKVNLSERALSIEPSLTLQISAKANQLAAEGLDICNLSAGEPDFNAPKEVIEATSKAIFEGFTKYGPAAGNLDLRKAIANKLQIQNNLNIEFENVMVTNGAKQAIYNLFQVLLNDGDEVIIPTPYWLSYPQMVRLAGGKPIFTNSSAEDGFKININDLKSKISSKTKFIIINSPNNPTGRVMSKEELLQITYIARENPNINILSDEIYELILKKEFKHYSLSTLANDLKDRIFIINGFAKGWAMTGWRIGYLVGPKDVIKASSALQSQSTSNVCSFVQKGALEALKINNEFFSMINKHYDQRRSLLYEGLKNINGIYIEEPNGAFYAFPRLPNSSITSVDFCNKVLQDYGLVVVPGKAFGADECIRMSCAASEIKIKDGLERLKKALSEYY from the coding sequence ATGAGTAAAGTTAATTTATCTGAACGGGCACTTTCAATTGAGCCCTCACTGACACTGCAGATAAGTGCCAAAGCAAATCAATTAGCGGCAGAAGGACTAGATATTTGTAATTTAAGTGCTGGAGAGCCTGATTTTAATGCCCCAAAAGAAGTTATTGAGGCTACAAGTAAAGCTATATTTGAAGGATTTACAAAGTATGGGCCAGCAGCGGGTAATTTAGATCTCCGAAAAGCAATTGCGAATAAACTTCAAATTCAAAACAACTTAAATATTGAATTTGAAAATGTAATGGTCACAAATGGAGCTAAACAAGCAATATATAATCTTTTCCAAGTTTTATTAAATGATGGAGACGAAGTTATAATACCAACTCCATACTGGTTAAGTTATCCCCAGATGGTTAGGTTGGCTGGTGGAAAGCCAATCTTCACTAATTCTTCTGCTGAAGATGGATTTAAAATAAATATAAATGATTTGAAGTCTAAAATCTCTTCAAAAACCAAATTTATAATTATCAATTCTCCCAATAACCCTACTGGAAGAGTAATGTCAAAGGAAGAATTATTGCAAATTACTTATATAGCCAGAGAAAATCCAAATATCAATATTCTTTCTGATGAGATTTACGAACTAATCCTTAAAAAAGAATTTAAACACTACAGTTTATCTACACTAGCAAATGACTTAAAAGATAGAATTTTCATAATAAATGGGTTTGCGAAAGGGTGGGCCATGACTGGCTGGAGGATAGGTTATTTAGTAGGTCCCAAAGATGTAATCAAAGCATCCTCAGCATTACAAAGTCAAAGTACCAGTAATGTTTGCTCTTTTGTTCAAAAAGGTGCTTTAGAGGCTTTAAAAATTAATAATGAGTTTTTCTCAATGATAAATAAACATTATGATCAAAGAAGAAGTCTTCTATATGAGGGCCTTAAGAATATAAATGGGATTTATATTGAAGAACCTAATGGAGCATTTTACGCATTTCCAAGATTACCTAACTCCTCAATTACTTCTGTTGATTTCTGCAATAAAGTTCTTCAAGATTATGGATTAGTTGTTGTCCCTGGAAAAGCTTTTGGGGCTGACGAATGTATAAGAATGTCTTGTGCAGCTTCAGAGATTAAAATAAAAGATGGACTAGAAAGGCTTAAAAAAGCACTCTCTGAATATTATTAA
- a CDS encoding uracil-DNA glycosylase, with amino-acid sequence MKRLVIGRGSVFADLLIIGEAPGAKEDLEGKPYVGKSGKLLNELLIKAGINYKEDVYFCNVIKCRPPNNRKPTTREINIHKPWLLQQIKLVDPKFILLTGSTAMRAILEVKDPISNLRGQWIKKDGRELMVIFHPSYLLRFPSKEINKPYHLTLKDLENVSGKLYAL; translated from the coding sequence GTGAAAAGGTTAGTTATTGGAAGAGGAAGTGTATTTGCAGATTTGTTAATAATTGGTGAAGCACCTGGAGCAAAGGAAGACTTAGAGGGAAAACCTTATGTTGGTAAATCTGGTAAATTATTAAACGAATTATTGATAAAAGCGGGGATTAATTACAAGGAGGATGTTTATTTTTGTAATGTAATTAAATGTCGTCCCCCTAATAATAGAAAACCGACGACCAGAGAAATTAATATTCATAAACCGTGGTTATTACAACAAATAAAACTAGTTGATCCGAAATTTATATTACTTACTGGTTCGACTGCTATGAGAGCTATTTTAGAAGTTAAAGATCCTATAAGTAATTTAAGAGGTCAATGGATTAAAAAAGATGGGAGAGAACTCATGGTCATTTTTCATCCATCTTATTTGTTGAGATTCCCTTCAAAAGAAATCAATAAACCTTATCATCTAACTTTAAAAGACCTAGAGAATGTAAGTGGTAAACTATATGCCTTATAA
- the ispG gene encoding (E)-4-hydroxy-3-methylbut-2-enyl-diphosphate synthase: protein MSLTQPKEVNSLSKRYSTHIERRITRTVMVGDIAIGSDYPVRVQSMINEDTMDVENAFLAIKRLHDVGCEIVRLTVPSLAHAKAVGDIKEKLLENNINTPLVADVHHNGMKIAMEVAKHVDKVRINPGLFVFEKADPTRTEYTDEEFETIKQTILKRFTPLVEVLKAENKALRIGVNHGSLSERMLFTYGDTPLGMTESAMEFVKICDELDFHNIIISMKASRAPVMMAAYRMVADRLDSEGYNYPLHLGVTEAGDGDYGRIKSTAGIGTLLAEGLGDTIRVSLTEAPEKEIPVCYSILQSLGLRKTMVEYISCPSCGRTLFNLEEVVDKVRNATSHLTGLDIAIMGCIVNGPGEMADADYGYVGKGKGTIALYRRKEEIKRVPEDEGVNALIQLIKDDGKWIDP from the coding sequence ATGTCATTAACTCAACCCAAAGAGGTTAATAGTCTCTCCAAAAGATATTCAACTCATATTGAGAGGAGGATAACTAGAACAGTAATGGTTGGTGATATAGCTATTGGAAGTGATTATCCAGTAAGAGTCCAATCAATGATAAATGAAGATACTATGGATGTCGAAAATGCTTTCTTAGCAATCAAAAGACTTCATGATGTTGGTTGTGAAATAGTAAGATTAACTGTTCCTTCCCTAGCACATGCAAAAGCAGTAGGTGATATAAAAGAAAAATTATTAGAAAATAATATCAACACTCCCTTGGTTGCTGATGTCCATCATAATGGCATGAAAATTGCAATGGAGGTTGCAAAACATGTTGATAAAGTAAGAATCAATCCTGGATTGTTTGTATTTGAGAAAGCAGACCCCACAAGAACCGAATATACAGATGAAGAATTTGAAACTATTAAACAAACAATACTTAAAAGATTTACCCCTTTAGTAGAAGTTTTAAAGGCTGAAAACAAAGCTTTAAGGATTGGAGTTAATCATGGCTCTTTATCTGAGAGAATGCTTTTTACTTATGGAGATACTCCATTGGGAATGACAGAATCTGCGATGGAGTTCGTCAAGATTTGTGATGAGCTTGATTTTCATAATATAATTATTTCTATGAAAGCTTCAAGGGCCCCGGTCATGATGGCAGCTTACAGGATGGTTGCAGATAGGCTTGATTCAGAAGGATATAACTATCCCCTACATTTAGGAGTGACGGAAGCTGGAGATGGTGATTATGGAAGGATTAAAAGTACTGCAGGAATCGGAACGCTTCTGGCAGAGGGATTAGGAGATACCATTAGGGTTTCTTTAACAGAAGCCCCAGAAAAGGAAATTCCAGTATGCTATTCAATTTTGCAATCTTTGGGATTAAGAAAAACGATGGTCGAATATATCAGTTGCCCTAGTTGTGGAAGAACACTTTTCAATCTAGAAGAAGTCGTAGACAAAGTTAGGAATGCTACTTCTCATTTAACTGGATTAGATATAGCAATAATGGGATGTATCGTAAATGGGCCAGGGGAAATGGCAGATGCTGATTATGGTTATGTTGGGAAAGGTAAAGGAACTATTGCCTTATATAGAAGGAAAGAAGAGATAAAAAGAGTTCCTGAAGACGAGGGGGTTAATGCTTTAATCCAACTTATTAAGGATGATGGTAAGTGGATTGATCCTTAA
- a CDS encoding S41 family peptidase: MKIRKLLKKTFIILFTTTFSGMFFNNFAEATVLNNSYKEVIDHVWQIIYRDFLDSSGKFQKSNWIKLRKEFLSKTYSDSNEAYDAIRDMLSNLDDSYTRFLEPKEFNQMRIDTSGELTGVGIQIVKDKESDDLIIISPIEDTPAFDAGIKARDKILSIDNISTEGMNIDDAVKLIRGQRGTKVKLEILRGSKSFFKILSREKIEIKSVSSKVNQAKNGLLIGYVRIKQFNANASRETRDAIKDLETKKVAGYVIDLRSNPGGLLESSIDISRHFINKGVIVSTLSKDGLKETKRGNGQALTKKPLVVLVNEGSASASEIVSGAIKDNKRGKLVGKKTFGKGLVQSMRTLVDGSGLTVTVAKYLTPNGTDINKSGIFPDIEVKMNINPILPRQIGTRKDKQYKAGEKELINIIKVRNQISRFNPATKNLNAFLKISKENKVFSLN; encoded by the coding sequence TTGAAGATAAGAAAATTGCTTAAAAAAACTTTTATAATTTTATTTACGACAACCTTTTCTGGAATGTTTTTTAATAATTTTGCAGAAGCAACAGTTTTAAATAATAGTTATAAAGAAGTGATTGATCATGTTTGGCAAATTATATATAGAGATTTTCTTGATTCAAGTGGTAAATTTCAAAAGTCTAATTGGATTAAGCTAAGAAAAGAATTTTTATCAAAAACATACTCAGACAGTAATGAAGCATATGATGCGATTAGAGATATGCTATCGAATTTAGATGATTCATATACAAGATTTTTAGAACCTAAGGAATTTAATCAAATGAGAATTGATACTTCTGGTGAATTAACTGGAGTTGGTATCCAAATAGTTAAAGATAAAGAATCTGATGATTTAATAATTATTTCTCCTATAGAGGACACACCTGCATTTGATGCTGGAATTAAAGCTAGAGATAAAATATTATCTATAGATAATATTTCTACTGAAGGTATGAATATAGACGATGCCGTGAAATTAATAAGAGGACAAAGAGGTACTAAAGTTAAGCTTGAAATTCTTAGAGGTTCTAAGTCCTTTTTTAAGATTTTATCAAGAGAAAAGATTGAAATAAAATCTGTTTCAAGTAAAGTCAATCAAGCCAAAAACGGTTTATTAATTGGCTACGTAAGAATTAAACAATTTAATGCAAATGCATCAAGAGAGACAAGAGATGCTATTAAGGATTTAGAAACAAAAAAAGTCGCAGGATATGTTATTGACTTAAGAAGTAATCCTGGAGGCTTATTAGAATCAAGCATTGATATCTCTAGACATTTCATTAACAAAGGAGTAATAGTAAGTACTTTAAGTAAAGACGGTTTAAAAGAAACAAAAAGAGGAAACGGTCAAGCTTTAACAAAAAAGCCCTTAGTTGTTTTAGTTAATGAGGGTTCTGCTAGTGCTAGCGAAATAGTTTCCGGGGCAATAAAAGATAACAAAAGAGGAAAATTAGTTGGGAAGAAAACTTTTGGGAAAGGTCTAGTTCAATCCATGAGAACTTTAGTTGATGGTTCAGGGCTAACTGTTACAGTAGCTAAGTATTTAACTCCTAACGGCACTGATATAAATAAATCTGGAATTTTCCCAGACATAGAAGTAAAAATGAATATTAATCCTATTCTTCCAAGACAGATTGGAACTAGAAAAGATAAACAATATAAAGCAGGTGAAAAAGAGCTGATAAATATAATTAAAGTGAGAAATCAGATAAGCCGGTTTAACCCTGCCACTAAAAACCTGAATGCATTCTTAAAAATTAGTAAGGAAAATAAAGTGTTTTCATTAAATTAA
- the nadA gene encoding quinolinate synthase NadA, with protein sequence MTSITSTAKQKSIQSQEDLISEIKKRCKKANAIILAHYYQAPEIQEIADFIGDSLDLSRKAADNDADIIIFCGVHFMAETAKILSPTKTVLLPDIDAGCSLADDCPSDKFQKFREENPDHFVVSYINCTAEVKAQSDLICTSSNAVALVNKIPEDKKIIFAPDQNLGRWVQKNSGRNLKLWPGSCIVHESFSEEALLKLKYQNPGAKVIAHPECSQNLLVLSDFIGSTSKLLDFVTKDTSKTYMVLTEPGIIHQMKKKEPNKIFIEVPDIEGCKCNECPYMKLNTLEKILNCLKNNSPSIELDPEIRRKAYVPIKRMLDMSD encoded by the coding sequence CTGACCAGTATAACTTCTACTGCAAAACAGAAATCCATTCAAAGCCAAGAAGATTTGATTTCTGAAATAAAAAAGCGTTGCAAAAAAGCTAATGCCATTATTCTGGCGCACTATTATCAAGCTCCAGAGATTCAAGAAATTGCAGATTTTATTGGAGATTCATTAGATCTATCTAGAAAAGCAGCAGACAACGATGCAGATATAATAATTTTCTGCGGGGTACACTTTATGGCCGAAACTGCAAAAATACTAAGCCCAACTAAAACAGTATTATTACCCGATATAGATGCAGGATGCTCATTAGCTGACGATTGTCCCTCAGATAAATTTCAAAAATTCAGGGAAGAGAATCCAGACCACTTTGTAGTAAGTTACATAAATTGCACTGCAGAAGTAAAAGCTCAAAGTGATCTGATATGTACAAGCAGTAATGCAGTAGCATTAGTTAACAAGATCCCTGAAGATAAAAAGATAATCTTTGCACCCGATCAGAATCTCGGAAGATGGGTACAAAAAAATTCAGGAAGAAATCTTAAATTATGGCCTGGCAGCTGCATTGTTCATGAATCATTTAGTGAAGAAGCTCTATTAAAATTAAAATACCAAAATCCAGGAGCAAAAGTTATTGCTCATCCTGAATGTAGTCAAAATTTACTAGTTCTCTCCGACTTTATTGGATCAACCAGTAAACTGCTTGATTTCGTCACCAAAGATACATCTAAAACTTACATGGTATTAACTGAACCTGGAATAATACATCAAATGAAAAAGAAAGAACCCAATAAAATTTTTATTGAAGTTCCAGACATAGAAGGTTGTAAATGTAACGAGTGTCCATATATGAAATTAAATACTTTAGAAAAAATTCTTAATTGTTTGAAAAACAATTCCCCGTCTATCGAACTTGACCCAGAAATAAGAAGAAAAGCCTATGTACCAATAAAGAGAATGTTGGATATGAGTGATTAA
- a CDS encoding TIGR04168 family protein: MVGDCHGQWSELDLKVLSIIKPNIVLFVGDISDGSVKIIKKINEINIPTFVILGNHDRGKDSTGEILSKQIRVLGGKYCAWDLKVFENKINLLSARPCSSGGGYYLSKEVKGVYGPITEQDSINKIIKCSEETIEDIPLIIMSHAGPSGLGSQPNSICGKDWKLPSLDWGDRDLSFAISQIQKKRKVDLVIFGHMHNRLKRNLGLREMFKIDSKGTFYFNTAVVPRYKTDEDGKLLINFSWIEFEKKKLRHISHRWYSESGEICEEDKFF, translated from the coding sequence ATTGTTGGTGACTGTCATGGTCAATGGTCTGAATTAGACTTAAAAGTTTTATCGATTATTAAACCAAATATTGTTTTATTTGTTGGTGATATTTCTGATGGGAGTGTAAAAATAATTAAAAAAATCAATGAGATTAACATCCCTACTTTTGTGATTTTAGGTAATCATGATAGGGGGAAGGATTCTACTGGTGAAATTCTCTCAAAGCAGATACGTGTTCTTGGTGGGAAATATTGCGCATGGGATTTGAAAGTTTTTGAAAATAAAATAAATTTACTATCTGCAAGACCATGTAGTTCTGGTGGTGGTTATTATCTTTCAAAAGAAGTTAAAGGAGTTTATGGGCCTATCACCGAACAAGATTCAATAAATAAAATCATCAAATGTTCAGAAGAGACTATTGAAGATATACCTTTAATAATTATGTCTCATGCTGGCCCTTCTGGTTTAGGTTCACAACCTAACAGTATTTGTGGGAAAGATTGGAAATTACCCTCTTTAGATTGGGGAGATAGAGATTTGTCTTTTGCTATTTCACAAATACAAAAGAAAAGGAAAGTTGATCTTGTAATTTTTGGCCATATGCACAATCGGCTTAAAAGAAATCTTGGTTTAAGAGAGATGTTTAAAATTGATAGTAAAGGAACATTTTATTTCAATACTGCTGTAGTACCAAGATATAAAACTGATGAAGATGGAAAATTATTAATTAACTTTTCATGGATCGAGTTTGAAAAAAAGAAATTAAGACATATTTCTCACCGATGGTATTCAGAGTCTGGTGAAATTTGTGAAGAAGATAAATTTTTTTAA
- a CDS encoding TPM domain-containing protein: MPSKINYLLGIFLSIVILISHKPVFAINNPNLLPEEKTPVIDLAKTLSPNQKKSLEDKLNNLEIESGWKIKYLSQFESSPGSAIKDYWDLDETSLLIVADPRGGNLLNFNVGEAYFNFMPRLFWVELQTRFGNQYYVKDHGEDGAVLDAINSVKICLERGGCQVVPGLPKEQYIWTLCTSILGGLIAGFASAPRKEGKVISIGFLALLSPLWGMLFGIFGLAPIISRTNDLLPLFKNSLAFTAAGIAGYILSQTFSSRYEKPKNT; encoded by the coding sequence ATGCCTTCAAAGATTAACTATTTATTGGGAATATTTCTATCTATAGTAATTTTAATTTCACATAAACCCGTTTTCGCTATAAATAATCCAAATCTCTTACCAGAGGAAAAAACACCCGTCATTGATTTAGCTAAAACATTAAGCCCTAATCAGAAAAAATCTTTAGAGGATAAGCTCAACAATCTAGAAATTGAAAGTGGATGGAAAATTAAATATTTATCTCAGTTTGAGAGTTCTCCTGGTAGCGCAATAAAGGACTATTGGGATTTAGATGAGACAAGTTTATTAATAGTTGCAGATCCTAGAGGAGGTAATTTGCTGAACTTTAACGTCGGAGAGGCTTATTTTAATTTTATGCCAAGATTATTTTGGGTTGAACTTCAAACAAGATTTGGGAATCAATATTATGTAAAAGATCATGGTGAAGATGGTGCAGTACTAGATGCAATTAATTCAGTAAAGATTTGTCTTGAGAGAGGAGGCTGTCAAGTTGTGCCAGGCTTACCTAAAGAGCAATATATATGGACTTTGTGTACCTCTATTCTTGGAGGTTTAATCGCTGGTTTCGCCTCTGCTCCAAGAAAAGAAGGTAAGGTCATATCAATTGGATTTTTAGCTCTTCTTTCTCCTTTATGGGGAATGTTATTTGGAATTTTTGGTTTAGCACCTATAATATCCAGAACAAATGATTTGTTACCCTTATTTAAAAATAGTTTAGCTTTTACAGCCGCAGGAATTGCGGGGTATATTTTATCTCAAACATTTTCTTCAAGATATGAAAAACCCAAAAATACTTAA